One genomic region from Chionomys nivalis chromosome 17, mChiNiv1.1, whole genome shotgun sequence encodes:
- the Pnpla5 gene encoding patatin-like phospholipase domain-containing protein 5 translates to MDFLEAEGGWSLSFAGAGFLGLYHVGATQCLRQRAPCILQGARRFYGSSAGALNALSIVCGKSADFCCSNLLGMVKQVERLSLGIFHPAYGPIEHIRKQLQDTLPENCHILASQRLGISITRWYDGQNFIVTHFATRDELIQALVCSLYFPFYCGTIPPEFRGERYIDGALSNNLPFSDSPTTITVSPFHGTVDICPQSRSGSLYELTAFNASFQISTMNFFQGFISLFPPKPEVVADYCRQGYLDALRFLERRGLTKEPVLWSLVSKEPPAPMEGLRNVDHDQGQKLRLTIRWDIPNVLVKDVPDFELLAPELEAALRKACKRDFWARLQCSVPGRVLTYLLLPCTLPFEYVYFRSRRLLLWLPEMPADLHWMQGLLKSTVLKVYSMAKIQFLRLGSPPVTSADSGPLQRGTAASQNRALNLRLADRALG, encoded by the exons ATGGACTTCCTGGAGGCAGAGGGCGGCTGGAGCCTGTCCTTCGCAGGTGCCGGTTTCTTGGGCCTCTACCACGTGGGTGCCACCCAGTGCCTGCGCCAGCGTGCACCGTGCATCCTTCAGGGCGCCCGTCGTTTCTATGGCTCCTCCGCAGGCGCGCTCAACGCCCTGAGCATCGTTTGCGGCAAGTCGGCAG ACTTCTGCTGCTCCAATCTCCTGGGCATGGTGAAGCAAGTGGAGCGTCTGAGCCTGGGCATCTTCCACCCGGCCTATGGCCCCATTGAGCATATCAGGAAACAGCTGCAGGACACCCTACCTGAGAATTGCCACATCTTGGCCTCCCAGAGGCTGGGCATCTCCATTACCCGATGGTATGATGGCCAGAACTTCATAGTCACTCATTTTGCCACTCGAGATGAACTCATCCAG GCTTTGGTCTGCTCCTTGTATTTCCCCTTTTATTGTGGGACAATCCCTCCGGAGTTCAGAGGGGAG CGCTACATTGATGGAGCCCTGAGCAACAACCTGCCCTTCTCCGATTCCCCCACCACCATCACTGTCTCTCCCTTCCATGGGACGGTGGACATCTGTCCCCAGAGCCGTTCAGGCAGTCTGTATGAGCTGACCGCCTTCAATGCCAGTTTCCAGATCTCTACCATGAACTTCTTTCAGGGGTTCATAAGCCTGTTCCCCCCCAAGCCTGAG GTGGTGGCTGACTACTGTAGACAAGGCTATCTGGATGCCCTGAGGTTCCTCGAGAGACGGG GACTCACCAAGGAGCCAGTGCTGTGGTCACTGGTATCTAAGGAACCCCCAGCCCCCATGGAGGGACTCAGGAATGTTGACCATGACCAGGGCCAGAAACTTCGCCTGACCATCAGATGGGACATCCCCAATGTGCTGGTCAAGGATGTGCCCGACTTCGAGCTGCTGGCACCAGAGCTGGAGGCTG CACTGAGGAAGGCTTGCAAGCGGGACTTCTGGGCTCGACTCCAGTGTTCTGTGCCAGGGAGGGTTCTGACCTATCTGCTATTGCCCTGCACGCTGCCTTTTGAGTATGTCTACTTCCGGAGCAGGAG gctgctgctgtggctgcctGAAATGCCAGCTGACTTGCACTGGATGCAGGGGCTCCTGAAGAGTACAGTCCTTAAGGTCTACTCCATGGCAAAGATTCAGTTCCTCAGGCTGGGCAG